Proteins found in one Fulvitalea axinellae genomic segment:
- a CDS encoding FecR family protein, with translation MKYNSYEIQDFLTDLEFIDWVRKGDDKADFFQEWLHTDPENKREALIARDILLRLDVKKLTPSQEEYRKSLKRLLRNKRVSIDKRDSSDSENVRGKLLPYLWKSVAMIAFLLIAFGWEWQQRTFETEMQKVEWVSRSCPYGSKLKITLPDKSVINLNSGSRVEFPRAFRGNRKVRLVEGEAFFEVKKISDSPFLVYSDGLEVKVVGTSFNVRAFADEEEIKVSVLTGKVITTGKQDNDKSFVAHLTPNEVIRFEKKSGNYAREYVPDLNILWKSNTIVFENVPFSEAVLELERWYGYTFEFPDKNILKIPGKINGKYKGKSLVEVLDGFTFSLRLEYDIDYDKKIVTVRKSD, from the coding sequence ATGAAATATAACTCTTACGAGATACAGGACTTTTTAACCGATCTTGAATTTATCGATTGGGTTAGGAAAGGAGACGACAAGGCCGACTTTTTTCAGGAATGGTTGCATACTGATCCCGAAAATAAACGTGAAGCATTAATCGCTAGGGATATTTTGCTTAGGCTTGATGTGAAAAAATTGACACCAAGCCAGGAGGAATACAGAAAATCCCTAAAAAGACTGTTGCGCAACAAACGTGTTAGTATTGATAAAAGGGATTCGAGTGATAGTGAAAACGTTAGGGGCAAATTATTGCCGTATTTATGGAAATCGGTGGCGATGATAGCCTTTCTTTTAATCGCTTTTGGGTGGGAATGGCAACAGCGAACATTCGAAACCGAGATGCAGAAAGTGGAATGGGTAAGCAGAAGTTGCCCGTATGGGAGCAAGCTCAAAATCACGTTACCGGACAAAAGTGTAATTAACCTTAATTCCGGCAGTCGGGTAGAATTTCCCAGAGCTTTTAGGGGGAATCGGAAAGTCCGATTAGTGGAGGGGGAAGCCTTTTTTGAAGTTAAGAAAATATCCGATTCCCCTTTTCTGGTTTATTCGGACGGGTTGGAGGTAAAGGTTGTCGGGACGTCGTTTAATGTCCGGGCGTTTGCGGATGAAGAGGAAATAAAGGTTTCTGTTTTGACCGGTAAAGTGATCACTACTGGAAAACAGGATAATGACAAAAGCTTTGTGGCGCATTTGACCCCGAATGAGGTTATCCGTTTTGAGAAAAAATCGGGGAATTATGCCCGTGAGTATGTTCCGGACCTTAATATCCTCTGGAAAAGCAATACTATAGTTTTTGAAAATGTACCGTTTAGCGAAGCCGTTCTGGAATTGGAAAGGTGGTATGGGTATACCTTCGAGTTTCCGGATAAAAATATTCTGAAGATTCCCGGCAAGATAAACGGGAAGTATAAAGGCAAGTCATTGGTGGAGGTTTTGGACGGGTTTACGTTTTCCTTGCGATTGGAATACGATATCGATTATGATAAAAAAATCGTGACGGTTAGGAAAAGCGATTGA
- a CDS encoding SusC/RagA family TonB-linked outer membrane protein, translating into MKINLLRQIWFMSRLTMYGLLLQTVLFNCLLAKDSKAQLKSISEITVSLKTDDLRLGEVFDEIERETGFSFIYSKEVVNDRQRLTGNISKMSLEDALQLICQQTGVGFKRINNNIYVNQDKAWLEKFRKDQKAMQTGEVTVIGTVISSDENAGLPGVSVVVKGTNKGVITDLDGKYTIKVNKEDILRFTYIGFKAQEVQVGNLTKIDIVLEADYAQLGEVVVVGYGTQKKASLTGAVSAISQDKITKRPVASTGKALQGLAPGLIVVDRGGMAGSEDFNMQIRGNTSLSGSSKPLVYIDGVEQSMNDINPNDIASISILKDAASTAMYGSRGANGVILITTKRAEEAGLSLSYNAYYSVQTVAKLPEKVGIRDYMTLYNEAFENDGQPKPFTDEDIENTVNGVDPIRWPNTDWHDVIFRDAPQQSHSLSAMGGSEKVKFNLGLNFLDQEGVLVSNNKLKRYGVRLNTDYQLTDKLSARIDLNMRRKEWSEPRNAGTVFWRLFHDMPPWGLPKLPDGRYGTSIPGNNQLARLESGRKDQVEDYRLFNAHLEYKILDGLTIVGEYMNRTTDLSDKRFQKAVKLYNWNGTFAKDLISNNGTFHQQKQWRSVQLRGLLRYEKTWGKHSLNALAGVERISDDYQWLSASRSNAYNDELTVIAAGDSETDGNGGNENSLRIGSYLGRINYSFADKYLLEANFRYDGSSRFAQGDTRWGFFPSFSAGWRVSEESFMKDISWLEEFKLRGSYGATGKQDNINYWQYISDVAISNSYAFGRDDKAALGAWQSRLGNESITWERTDILDLGLDLELFEGKLGIVFDYYVKNTKDVLNDRVPIPETVGFNRPAVNAGEIENRGWELSITHRNTVSDDFSYSATFNISDNTNEVKDLRGTGPYVSGWTIAQVGRPLWALWGYQTNGFYKNQDDVKNSPLLDTNTIPGDVKYVDRNKDGKINGDDKMYLGDASPHFPVALNLNLKYKNFDLNMFWQGLLQQKAYMEGALTEGPNYGNFTHKDMLGRWTPETAETATWPVLRKNSWKSQVPSDFWIRKAGYMRLKNIQIGYSLPKDLVEKLHLQRVRFYVSGDNLLTFSQEELIDPEFRPGRVNYHPQTKQYLVGLNVNF; encoded by the coding sequence ATGAAAATTAATTTACTGAGGCAAATTTGGTTTATGTCTAGACTAACCATGTATGGGCTACTTTTGCAAACGGTACTTTTTAATTGCCTTTTGGCCAAAGACAGCAAAGCCCAACTCAAAAGTATCAGCGAGATCACCGTGTCGCTTAAGACCGATGACCTTAGACTTGGCGAAGTATTCGATGAAATTGAACGGGAAACGGGTTTTTCCTTCATTTACAGCAAAGAAGTTGTTAACGATAGGCAACGGTTAACCGGCAATATTTCCAAGATGAGTTTGGAAGACGCGCTTCAGTTGATTTGTCAGCAAACGGGCGTAGGCTTTAAGCGGATCAACAACAACATATACGTAAATCAGGATAAAGCTTGGTTGGAAAAATTCCGGAAGGACCAAAAGGCCATGCAGACAGGGGAGGTAACCGTGATAGGTACAGTGATCTCTTCTGATGAGAATGCGGGCCTGCCCGGCGTTAGCGTAGTGGTAAAAGGGACTAACAAGGGAGTTATCACCGATCTGGACGGCAAGTATACGATCAAAGTGAATAAAGAGGATATACTGCGCTTCACTTATATCGGATTTAAGGCACAGGAAGTACAAGTGGGTAACTTGACGAAGATCGATATTGTATTGGAGGCCGATTATGCCCAGCTTGGCGAAGTGGTGGTGGTTGGTTACGGTACGCAGAAAAAGGCTAGCCTTACGGGTGCCGTTTCCGCCATCAGCCAAGACAAAATAACCAAAAGGCCTGTGGCCTCCACTGGAAAAGCTTTGCAGGGTTTGGCTCCGGGCTTGATCGTGGTAGACCGCGGTGGTATGGCTGGAAGCGAAGACTTCAATATGCAAATTCGAGGAAATACGTCGCTTTCCGGAAGCAGCAAGCCTTTGGTGTATATCGATGGGGTGGAGCAAAGTATGAACGATATAAACCCGAACGATATCGCCTCGATTTCTATCTTGAAAGACGCCGCCTCCACTGCCATGTACGGTTCCAGGGGAGCGAACGGCGTTATTCTCATTACGACCAAACGCGCCGAGGAAGCGGGGTTAAGCCTCTCTTATAATGCCTATTATTCTGTTCAGACTGTGGCCAAGTTGCCGGAGAAAGTAGGGATCAGAGACTATATGACGTTATACAACGAGGCTTTTGAAAATGACGGCCAACCTAAACCGTTTACCGATGAGGATATTGAAAATACCGTAAACGGAGTTGATCCGATCAGATGGCCAAATACCGACTGGCATGACGTGATATTTAGGGATGCTCCCCAGCAAAGCCACTCGCTTAGCGCAATGGGCGGAAGCGAAAAGGTGAAGTTTAATTTGGGGCTGAATTTCTTGGACCAGGAAGGTGTTCTTGTTTCCAATAATAAGCTTAAGCGTTACGGTGTCCGACTCAATACCGACTATCAACTTACGGATAAATTAAGCGCCCGTATCGATTTGAATATGAGGCGGAAAGAATGGAGTGAGCCGAGGAATGCCGGAACTGTTTTTTGGAGGCTTTTCCATGACATGCCGCCATGGGGATTGCCGAAACTTCCCGACGGAAGGTACGGAACATCTATTCCCGGAAATAACCAGTTAGCCCGTCTTGAAAGTGGCAGAAAAGATCAGGTGGAGGACTATCGTCTGTTTAACGCCCATTTGGAATATAAGATTTTGGATGGCCTTACCATTGTGGGCGAATACATGAACAGGACAACGGATTTGTCCGATAAGCGCTTCCAGAAAGCCGTAAAGCTGTATAATTGGAACGGAACATTTGCAAAGGACCTAATCAGTAATAACGGTACTTTTCACCAACAAAAACAATGGCGGAGCGTACAGTTGCGAGGCCTTTTGCGCTATGAGAAAACGTGGGGGAAACATAGCCTGAATGCGTTGGCCGGTGTTGAACGGATTTCCGACGATTACCAATGGCTAAGCGCTAGCCGGTCAAACGCTTATAATGACGAGCTGACCGTAATTGCGGCGGGAGACTCCGAAACCGACGGAAACGGAGGTAACGAGAACTCCTTGCGCATCGGTTCATACCTCGGCCGAATCAACTACAGCTTTGCCGACAAGTATTTGTTGGAAGCCAATTTCCGTTACGACGGTTCTTCACGTTTTGCCCAAGGCGATACACGTTGGGGATTCTTCCCTTCATTCTCCGCTGGTTGGAGAGTCTCCGAAGAGTCGTTTATGAAAGATATATCTTGGTTGGAGGAATTCAAGCTTCGCGGTTCATACGGCGCCACGGGCAAGCAAGACAATATTAACTATTGGCAATACATTTCCGATGTTGCGATTAGTAACAGCTATGCCTTCGGGCGCGACGATAAAGCCGCCTTGGGTGCATGGCAGTCTCGTCTTGGAAACGAATCGATCACTTGGGAGCGAACGGATATCCTTGACTTGGGTCTCGACCTCGAACTTTTTGAAGGTAAACTCGGAATCGTATTCGATTATTATGTGAAAAATACGAAAGACGTACTCAATGATCGTGTACCGATACCGGAGACTGTAGGTTTTAACCGTCCTGCCGTAAACGCTGGCGAAATCGAAAACCGAGGATGGGAGCTGTCCATTACGCATCGCAATACCGTTTCCGATGATTTTAGCTATAGCGCTACCTTCAATATTTCTGATAATACGAATGAAGTGAAAGACCTTAGGGGAACAGGCCCGTATGTTTCCGGATGGACAATTGCGCAAGTGGGCCGTCCGCTTTGGGCACTTTGGGGATACCAAACTAACGGATTCTATAAGAATCAAGACGACGTAAAGAATTCGCCATTATTGGATACGAACACGATCCCTGGTGATGTGAAATACGTGGACAGAAACAAAGACGGAAAAATAAACGGCGATGACAAAATGTATCTTGGCGACGCCAGTCCGCATTTTCCCGTTGCGCTTAACTTGAACCTCAAGTATAAGAATTTCGATTTGAATATGTTCTGGCAGGGGCTTTTACAGCAGAAAGCCTATATGGAAGGCGCCCTGACCGAGGGTCCAAACTACGGAAACTTCACGCATAAGGATATGCTAGGGCGCTGGACTCCGGAGACAGCCGAAACGGCCACTTGGCCTGTTCTCCGGAAGAATTCATGGAAAAGCCAAGTGCCTTCCGATTTCTGGATCAGGAAAGCCGGTTATATGAGGCTGAAGAATATTCAAATCGGCTATTCGCTTCCTAAAGATCTTGTTGAGAAGCTTCACCTTCAGCGTGTTCGCTTTTACGTAAGTGGAGACAACTTGCTGACATTCTCGCAAGAGGAATTGATCGATCCGGAATTCAGGCCGGGCCGTGTCAACTACCACCCTCAGACAAAGCAGTATCTGGTAGGCTTGAACGTTAACTTTTAA
- a CDS encoding sigma-70 family RNA polymerase sigma factor: protein MKNYRAKKPLSVVYDDAEQDSLPPAEIKNDSEVWREFKSGSEIALVYIYKHFYGTVYQYASQFTRDRELIGDCIHDMFMELMQKRKKLSDISSIKFYLFKSIRNTIYRKYRKLNREHTEDDFSTGYEFEFCLSAEQVMIERAITEEKKRKVEKALKKLTRKQREIVYYYYLEGMTIREISELMGFTNDKSAQNLLYKSIKSIKDIVLVFNTIVCFKIFLSVDF from the coding sequence ATGAAAAACTATCGCGCAAAGAAACCCCTAAGCGTTGTCTATGACGATGCGGAGCAGGACTCATTACCCCCTGCGGAAATTAAAAATGACAGTGAGGTATGGCGGGAGTTTAAGTCGGGTAGCGAAATCGCATTGGTTTATATTTACAAACATTTTTACGGAACGGTTTACCAATACGCCAGCCAATTTACCCGTGACAGAGAGCTAATAGGGGACTGTATCCACGATATGTTTATGGAGTTGATGCAAAAAAGAAAAAAGCTTTCCGATATCAGTTCAATAAAGTTTTACCTGTTTAAATCCATTAGAAATACGATTTATAGAAAATACAGAAAACTCAATAGGGAACATACCGAAGACGATTTTTCCACAGGTTACGAGTTTGAATTTTGCTTATCTGCCGAACAGGTTATGATTGAGCGGGCAATTACGGAAGAGAAAAAGAGAAAGGTGGAAAAGGCCTTGAAAAAACTGACAAGAAAACAACGGGAAATCGTCTATTACTATTATCTGGAAGGAATGACTATAAGGGAAATATCAGAGTTAATGGGTTTTACGAATGATAAATCCGCTCAAAATCTTTTATATAAATCGATAAAATCGATAAAAGATATAGTCTTGGTTTTCAATACTATAGTGTGCTTTAAGATTTTTTTGTCAGTAGATTTTTAA
- a CDS encoding RagB/SusD family nutrient uptake outer membrane protein, whose product MKRILFAIACALVFTACGDEFFETAPKDKLSDLSFWKTEKDFTLAVNALYPYMEGAGNIGLEAMSDNAVRNQNWNADYEVSNGSGTDENSIFFNEWKNNYRGISRANTIIERIADAEIDESAKTGLNAQARFFRAYLHFRMAFLFGDAPLIQKPITIDEGRSLTKTSQAELYSFVFSELDAAENNLPESYSDQDYGRITKGAVQAIKARFYLYVGNWEKAKTEAGKVMGNTMYSLDPDLSYSELFLYKGENSKEHILQHQYVRDAHECGTYGYAPIVAGGGSRISPLRSLYDSYLCTDGLPIADSPLYDPANSAKNRDPRLTATLLTNGSMFGDKKFDSLDDPDSPDYRGKGFDATRTGLNVRKHINVEDFSDNRKSHCDFAVIRFAEILLTYAEAKVELNQLDASVYQSINKLRKRVNMPEVTDGKTQDELRKIVRLERRVELALEGHRFWDIRRWKASEEVMNTDIFGMDVNGKPLFVATRKFNPARDYLYPIPRKELELNKNLLPQNNLY is encoded by the coding sequence ATGAAAAGAATATTATTTGCGATAGCCTGCGCTTTGGTGTTTACGGCGTGTGGCGACGAATTCTTCGAAACGGCGCCCAAGGATAAGCTTTCGGATCTCTCTTTTTGGAAAACCGAGAAGGACTTCACTTTGGCGGTCAACGCTCTTTATCCGTATATGGAAGGGGCTGGAAATATAGGTTTGGAAGCGATGTCGGACAACGCTGTACGAAACCAGAACTGGAACGCCGATTACGAAGTGTCTAACGGATCAGGCACGGATGAGAACAGTATTTTCTTTAACGAATGGAAGAATAACTATAGGGGAATATCCCGGGCCAATACGATAATAGAGCGAATAGCTGACGCTGAAATCGACGAAAGCGCAAAGACAGGCCTAAACGCCCAAGCCAGGTTCTTCAGGGCGTATCTCCATTTCCGTATGGCTTTTCTGTTCGGTGACGCACCTTTAATTCAAAAACCGATAACCATAGACGAAGGACGTTCGCTCACCAAAACCTCGCAAGCGGAGCTTTACTCATTCGTCTTCTCGGAATTGGACGCTGCTGAAAATAACCTTCCGGAATCATATTCAGATCAGGATTACGGACGAATTACAAAAGGAGCCGTTCAGGCTATAAAAGCTCGTTTTTATCTGTATGTCGGGAATTGGGAAAAAGCCAAAACGGAGGCCGGGAAGGTTATGGGAAACACGATGTATTCGTTGGATCCCGATTTGTCTTATTCCGAATTATTCCTTTATAAAGGCGAAAATAGTAAAGAGCATATTCTGCAGCATCAGTACGTTCGAGACGCTCATGAGTGCGGAACTTACGGTTACGCTCCGATTGTGGCCGGTGGAGGCTCGCGTATCTCTCCATTGAGAAGCCTTTACGATTCTTATCTATGTACAGACGGTTTGCCAATTGCCGATTCACCTCTTTATGATCCGGCTAATAGCGCAAAAAATCGAGATCCGAGACTCACAGCGACTCTTTTGACAAACGGAAGTATGTTCGGAGACAAAAAGTTCGATTCATTGGATGATCCCGATAGCCCTGATTACCGTGGAAAAGGTTTTGACGCTACCCGAACGGGCCTTAACGTCAGAAAGCATATTAATGTGGAGGACTTTTCTGATAACAGAAAATCCCATTGTGATTTCGCCGTAATCCGTTTTGCGGAAATATTACTCACGTATGCGGAGGCGAAAGTCGAGCTTAATCAACTGGACGCTTCGGTTTACCAATCGATCAACAAACTACGTAAACGGGTGAATATGCCTGAAGTGACGGACGGTAAGACACAAGACGAATTGCGGAAAATCGTTCGGTTGGAGCGTAGGGTAGAGCTTGCTTTGGAAGGCCATCGTTTCTGGGATATCCGGCGTTGGAAAGCTTCGGAAGAAGTTATGAATACGGATATCTTTGGAATGGACGTTAACGGAAAACCTCTTTTTGTCGCCACTAGGAAATTCAACCCGGCAAGGGATTACTTGTATCCGATTCCTCGAAAAGAATTGGAGTTGAACAAAAACCTTTTGCCTCAGAATAATCTGTATTAA
- a CDS encoding T9SS type A sorting domain-containing protein has protein sequence MKNSILLFLSLLVSFGAFSQTPDWQVNPNDYSNDMAITGIVEIFDQEIRGENHMLAAFVGEECRGVTRPIYIDAFDRYFVLLQIRSNESSGEKITFRFYDADKDETYSLFTTEEFSANSVLGNFKEPYLFTNVDKNDKVSDFESFSFKGIDDVEIVLDKINHTVTAKVPVNTDLTNLIAIFSFKDNTYSAFVNDIAQTSGTTINDFNETVTYIIKNKYRYETEWTVNVSINKEAITSTMDLEEGWNWISFNQTFEGSTKTNDILNGLGQKSDIIIGQNGFDLYSEETGWEGTLSRGPGIDVRSMYRLRLSAGSSFSVTAPPASVSDYSIELKTGWNYVGFIPQESMSVKDALASINPENGDLIKSHDAVSVYSETDGWVGGLQTMNPFNGYMIHLNRNATLRFPLNASTPADRKDKSSDYSLLLPEKAPLERRKYERNMSMITTIENADEFGLNGSEILFANIGETIRGFASPSVTNSSTIYLLPVLGNTEKIPVSFQLFDSENEIIYTVKENIDFDANGIHGSFEEPFSLLITSKEMINEKKRPVVSPNPFNDRLSVQLTDNPEQEISIRLIGSSGTVVLETSTKSDSEGLVEISLADNIITAGLYILHLEGQSISTKQMVFKR, from the coding sequence ATGAAAAATTCAATTCTTCTTTTTCTGTCGCTATTGGTTTCGTTTGGCGCATTTAGCCAAACACCCGATTGGCAAGTGAACCCGAACGACTATTCCAACGATATGGCAATAACGGGAATAGTGGAAATATTCGATCAGGAAATTCGGGGCGAAAACCATATGCTCGCCGCTTTTGTAGGCGAAGAATGCCGGGGGGTTACCCGCCCTATTTATATCGATGCCTTTGACCGTTATTTTGTTTTGTTACAAATTCGGAGTAACGAATCTTCAGGTGAAAAAATAACATTTCGTTTTTATGACGCTGATAAAGACGAAACCTATTCGCTTTTCACTACCGAAGAGTTTTCGGCAAACAGCGTATTAGGGAATTTTAAAGAACCGTACCTGTTTACCAATGTAGATAAAAACGATAAGGTTTCTGACTTCGAAAGTTTCAGCTTCAAAGGAATCGACGATGTAGAAATCGTTTTGGATAAAATTAACCATACGGTAACGGCCAAAGTTCCCGTAAATACCGATTTAACGAATTTGATCGCAATATTTTCATTTAAGGACAATACCTATTCGGCTTTTGTCAACGATATAGCGCAAACTAGCGGTACGACAATAAATGATTTCAACGAAACGGTAACTTATATTATCAAAAACAAATATCGGTACGAGACCGAATGGACGGTAAACGTATCGATTAATAAAGAAGCTATTACCTCTACAATGGATTTGGAAGAAGGCTGGAACTGGATTTCCTTTAACCAAACATTCGAAGGATCAACCAAAACCAACGATATTCTAAACGGTCTTGGCCAAAAATCAGATATCATTATCGGACAAAACGGCTTTGATCTTTATTCTGAAGAAACGGGATGGGAAGGGACGCTCTCCCGGGGACCCGGTATCGACGTTCGGTCCATGTATCGATTACGTTTGTCTGCCGGGTCCTCATTTTCGGTTACCGCTCCGCCCGCTTCGGTAAGTGATTATTCAATCGAATTAAAAACCGGGTGGAATTACGTGGGATTTATTCCGCAAGAATCCATGTCGGTTAAGGACGCATTGGCTTCTATTAACCCAGAAAACGGCGACTTAATCAAAAGTCATGACGCCGTTTCCGTTTATAGCGAAACAGACGGCTGGGTAGGCGGATTACAAACTATGAATCCGTTTAACGGCTATATGATTCATTTAAACAGGAACGCAACCTTGCGTTTTCCGTTAAACGCTTCCACCCCTGCTGATCGGAAAGATAAATCATCAGATTATTCCCTTTTATTGCCTGAGAAAGCCCCTTTGGAAAGAAGGAAATACGAGCGGAATATGTCGATGATAACGACAATCGAAAACGCTGATGAATTCGGACTAAACGGTTCCGAAATTCTTTTCGCGAATATTGGAGAAACCATAAGAGGATTCGCTTCGCCTTCGGTTACGAATTCCTCCACAATATATTTATTACCTGTTTTAGGAAATACGGAAAAGATCCCCGTTAGCTTTCAACTATTTGATAGCGAAAACGAAATAATCTATACTGTAAAAGAAAATATAGACTTTGACGCAAATGGCATTCACGGTTCGTTTGAGGAGCCTTTTTCTCTTCTGATTACTTCCAAGGAAATGATTAATGAAAAGAAAAGGCCTGTTGTCTCCCCTAACCCTTTTAACGATAGATTAAGTGTCCAGCTAACAGATAATCCGGAGCAAGAGATCAGTATACGCCTAATCGGATCTTCAGGGACAGTGGTATTAGAAACCTCCACAAAAAGTGACAGCGAAGGTTTAGTGGAAATCAGTTTGGCTGACAACATCATTACTGCCGGGCTTTATATTCTTCACCTAGAGGGACAAAGTATCTCAACCAAACAAATGGTTTTTAAAAGGTAA